In Nocardia sp. NBC_00403, the DNA window CAAGTCGGGCATCCTGCCGCTGACCGACGAGGCAAAGATCAACCCCGATGGTCCGGCGACCCTGTCCGCGATCGCCGACACCGGCTTCGGCCGCGTCGTCGCGGTGGTCTCCGGCTCGCTGACCACCCAGGCGCCGGACGCCGCTCCGCGCACCTGCTCGTTCCTGCCGACGCTGGGTTTCTTCACCGTCGCATGATGCTCCGAAGCCCGGCGCGTCCATCCGGACCGCCGGGCTTCGTTGTATCCACGGCCAGATTCCCGCAGGTCGACACATCCGGGTGAATCGCCTGCGATAGTGCATAACCGCACCACACTGTGGTAGACCGAAGCCATGGCTACCGTCGAAGTGTCGCTACGGCGCAATAATTCGATAGAGAGCACGAATTCCAAGCAGCGCGGGCGCTCGATTCGAAGCAGGCGCTCGCGGCGATCGATACTGTCTTTCCGCTCCGAGGGCTCGATCCTGTCCATCGGCTCCGCGTACTCGATCCTCTCGATCGGCAGCGTCGGTTCGGTGCTGTCGATCGGTTCGGTCGGATCGTTCGGGTCGGTGATTTCATCGGGCTCGTTCGCCAGCGTCGGCTCGGCCTTCTCCGGCCTGTCGCGCTGGTCGCTGTTCTCCTGGCTCGGCGATCACCAGGCGCCGGAGAGTCGGCCCACGCTGCGCGTCGTCCCCGATGACGAGCCCGAGCTGCGCCTGGCGCCCACCTGCCACTGCCAGACCTGAGCGAGCCGCCGTCGGCGGTCCCGGCGCAAGCGGGCAGCGGTCAGTTCACCACTGCCCGTACTCCGGCCGCAGCACATTGTTGACGTCGACCCCGACACCATCAATGGACCGCTTGTCGATCTCGATCTGATGCAGATGCGCCGCCGGGTGCACGAAACCCTTCGGGGTGCCCCAATTGTGCTGCCAGTACCAGGCACCGAGGCCCGCGGCGCGCGCCAGTTCGATGATCGGCGCGTTCGCGTAGACGCCGGTGTTCTGCTTGCCGACCACCGACTGCCAGCCGAGCAGATACGGCGCGATCATGGTGGCGAAGTCGACGGGTGTCGGGTTGTCGTCGATCGAGGCGTAGATCGGCCGGTTCTCCGGTCCGCCGGCGGCGAGGTGCAGCTCCAGCCCACGCGCCGCGTGCTTCTTACCCGCCTCCAGCCCGCCGCGCCAATCTGCGGTCTGGGCTTTGCCGTATTGGTAGTTCGAGACGATGGTCAGGCCCGCGGCGTGCAGCTGATCGACTTCGCCCGCCAGCAGCGGCTTGCCCTCCATCCATTCGGCGCCGGGACGGCGATCCGACACGTACCTGATCACACCGATATGGCCGGCATTCCGGATCGCCGTGGCCGACGGAACCCCACCCGCATAGTCGACCATGGTGCCGATGACTCCACTTGCCGCGGCATTCGGCGCGCCGACGGTCGCTCCGAGAGCGGCGGTGGCAGCGGCATAGACGAACAGCTCGCGGCGGGACACAGAAAAGGAACGCATCGCAGGACTCCTTCGCGCAACCCCGATATGGAATAGCAGCGTGCCCGGCGCACCTTCCCCAGAAGTCACTCACGCGCCGGGAGCCTCGAACGTGCACTCATTTCACCATATTCACATGGGAACCGCTAGACCCATCGGAAACACAAACCACACTCGCCACAGGAGTTGTCTGCGGGCTCCGTTCCTTGGTGCCGGGGATCGGTTCAGGCCACGCCGTCGATGCGCGCGG includes these proteins:
- a CDS encoding DUF1906 domain-containing protein; translation: MRSFSVSRRELFVYAAATAALGATVGAPNAAASGVIGTMVDYAGGVPSATAIRNAGHIGVIRYVSDRRPGAEWMEGKPLLAGEVDQLHAAGLTIVSNYQYGKAQTADWRGGLEAGKKHAARGLELHLAAGGPENRPIYASIDDNPTPVDFATMIAPYLLGWQSVVGKQNTGVYANAPIIELARAAGLGAWYWQHNWGTPKGFVHPAAHLHQIEIDKRSIDGVGVDVNNVLRPEYGQW